One window from the genome of Saimiri boliviensis isolate mSaiBol1 chromosome 2, mSaiBol1.pri, whole genome shotgun sequence encodes:
- the CDKN2B gene encoding cyclin-dependent kinase 4 inhibitor B, producing MREENKGMPSEGGSDEGLASAAARGQVEKVRQLLEAGADPNGINRFGRRAIQVMMMGSARVAELLLLHGAEPNCADPATLTRPVHDAAREGFLDTLVMLHRAGARLDVRDAWGRLPLDLAEERGHCDVAGYLRAAAGD from the exons ATGCGCGAGGAGAACAAGGGCATGCCCAGCGAGGGCGGCAGCGATGAGGGCCTGGCCAGCGCCGCGGCGCGGGGACAAGTGGAGAAGGTGCGACAGCTCCTGGAGGCCGGCGCGGATCCCAACGGAATCAACCGCTTTGGGAGGCGCGCAATCCAG GTCATGATGATGGGCAGTGCTCGCGTAGCAGAGCTGCTGCTGCTCCACGGTGCCGAGCCCAACTGTGCGGACCCTGCCACTCTCACCCGACCGGTGCACGACGCTGCCCGGGAGGGCTTCCTGGATACGCTGGTGATGCTGCACCGGGCAGGGGCGCGGCTGGACGTGCGCGATGCCTGGGGCCGTCTGCCCTTGGACCTGGCTGAGGAGCGGGGTCACTGCGATGTTGCAGGGTACCTGCGCGCGGCTGCGGGGGACTGA